In a genomic window of Salegentibacter salegens:
- a CDS encoding DUF4097 family beta strand repeat-containing protein has protein sequence MKTTRYNLMFALALCLPVMLGAQTKKLNKTYKTSDNVEVRIDASHTNILVDYWDKNEVQIEATLETGEVEKDKTEELLAAWELNTSGNTSVVNISSGGGMQWNGEIDLSGLEKPLASLPQMLEPLMNNLVTPLIQSMGESMGEGMGAPLPPEFSEKMGKIKFDYEAYQKDGDKYLAKFEEEIEANFGDDFEKSMEKWASQFEKNAEKWEKNFEMKMDINEEELEKSMEKWAESFGKDMEAWGESFGAQMEARFGEAENGKSKVIGLNNSKAKKTIKVKMPKRGKLKLDVRHGEVKLSGTTNNLRADLSHSKLTADRINGKNTDVEAAYTPVNINYWSYGIMDAKYVKNFKINKVKSIKLTSNSSNVNINELEDTGILSGNFGELNIASVGPNFKNLDINLENSDLELGLPSSAFNFMYSGTQSDIKHPKTLKLTSSESYDNKKLTGFHKTKDSGGNISIKANFSEVLLN, from the coding sequence AAAACTTATAAAACTTCAGATAATGTAGAAGTGAGAATAGATGCCAGTCACACCAATATCTTGGTAGATTACTGGGATAAAAATGAAGTTCAAATAGAAGCCACTTTAGAAACAGGTGAGGTTGAAAAAGATAAAACGGAAGAACTATTGGCCGCCTGGGAATTGAATACATCAGGAAATACTTCTGTAGTGAATATTTCTTCCGGAGGCGGGATGCAGTGGAACGGGGAGATAGATCTAAGTGGACTAGAAAAACCTTTGGCCAGTCTTCCGCAGATGCTGGAACCTCTAATGAATAACCTGGTAACTCCTTTAATACAAAGTATGGGTGAAAGCATGGGCGAAGGTATGGGAGCACCGCTTCCGCCAGAATTCAGTGAGAAAATGGGAAAGATAAAATTTGACTATGAAGCTTACCAAAAAGACGGGGATAAATATCTTGCGAAATTTGAAGAAGAGATAGAAGCTAATTTTGGAGATGATTTTGAAAAATCTATGGAAAAATGGGCTAGCCAGTTTGAGAAAAATGCTGAGAAATGGGAGAAGAACTTTGAAATGAAAATGGATATAAACGAGGAAGAGCTGGAAAAGTCTATGGAGAAATGGGCAGAAAGCTTTGGGAAAGATATGGAAGCCTGGGGCGAATCTTTTGGAGCACAAATGGAAGCTCGTTTTGGTGAGGCTGAAAATGGAAAAAGTAAAGTGATAGGTTTAAATAATTCTAAGGCTAAAAAGACCATTAAGGTGAAAATGCCAAAAAGGGGTAAACTTAAACTTGATGTTCGTCACGGAGAGGTTAAACTTTCTGGAACTACCAATAATTTACGAGCCGATCTTTCTCATAGTAAATTAACCGCCGATAGGATAAATGGGAAAAATACTGATGTGGAAGCGGCCTACACGCCGGTGAATATCAACTACTGGTCTTACGGGATTATGGATGCTAAATATGTGAAAAACTTTAAAATTAATAAAGTTAAAAGCATTAAACTAACTTCAAATTCAAGTAATGTGAATATCAACGAGCTGGAAGATACCGGGATCTTATCGGGGAATTTTGGCGAATTGAATATTGCAAGCGTCGGTCCTAATTTTAAAAATCTGGATATCAATTTAGAAAATAGCGATTTGGAACTGGGCTTGCCTTCTTCAGCCTTTAATTTTATGTACAGCGGCACGCAGAGCGATATTAAACATCCCAAAACTTTAAAATTAACGAGTAGTGAATCTTACGATAATAAAAAGCTTACGGGTTTTCATAAAACTAAAGATTCTGGTGGGAATATTAGTATAAAAGCTAATTTCAGTGAAGTCTTGTTAAATTAG
- a CDS encoding peptidoglycan DD-metalloendopeptidase family protein — MGTTNFSEFLSQLTSGFTQVLDVNLREEDYIIIDLSEDNVELGKVDVSSSRAFSNYIAEYLNAFGKKVAFGGYSEVRKLYKRSDLFTTSEDEDSNRNIHLGLDFWADAHTDVLAVLDGRIHSFNDNTNFGDYGPTIILEHKFEENKFYSLYGHLSRASLQDLTPGTSIKKGEKIGELGTAKENGDYAPHLHFQIIEDLVEKIGDFPGVTSRRDLDFYLQNCPDPNYLLKLRNS, encoded by the coding sequence ATGGGAACCACCAATTTTTCTGAATTTCTTTCGCAGCTAACTTCTGGATTTACCCAGGTTTTAGATGTGAACTTAAGGGAAGAAGATTATATTATTATAGATTTATCTGAAGATAATGTAGAGCTCGGGAAAGTAGATGTGTCTTCTTCCCGGGCTTTTTCTAATTATATAGCTGAATATTTAAATGCCTTCGGAAAAAAAGTCGCTTTTGGCGGTTATTCTGAAGTTCGGAAATTATACAAAAGAAGCGACCTTTTTACAACTTCAGAAGATGAAGACAGCAACAGGAATATTCATTTAGGTTTGGATTTTTGGGCTGATGCGCATACCGATGTTTTAGCAGTCCTGGATGGGAGAATTCACAGTTTTAATGATAATACCAATTTTGGCGATTATGGGCCCACAATTATTCTGGAACATAAATTTGAAGAGAATAAATTCTATTCCCTTTATGGTCATTTAAGTCGGGCTTCTTTACAAGATTTAACGCCTGGAACTTCCATCAAGAAAGGAGAGAAAATAGGTGAACTGGGAACTGCAAAAGAAAACGGGGATTATGCCCCGCATTTACACTTTCAGATCATTGAAGACCTGGTCGAAAAAATTGGTGATTTTCCGGGAGTAACTTCAAGAAGGGACCTGGATTTTTATTTACAAAATTGTCCAGATCCCAATTACTTGCTCAAACTAAGAAATTCTTAA
- a CDS encoding DUF4199 domain-containing protein: MKNYVIEIKWGVIFFAASLLWMYFEKLMGWHDVLIAKHAIYTNFFGLIAIAVYLFAIHDKRKNFFGGKMRWKQGFVSGVILSIVIALLSPIGQLITHYLISPEFFENSIESSVERNAMKREDAEAYFNLSSYIVQSIAGALMFGVVTAAFAALILKRK, encoded by the coding sequence ATGAAAAACTACGTAATTGAAATAAAATGGGGAGTAATCTTTTTCGCTGCTTCTCTACTCTGGATGTATTTTGAAAAACTTATGGGTTGGCACGATGTGCTAATTGCCAAACACGCAATTTATACTAACTTTTTCGGCTTAATTGCCATTGCGGTCTATCTGTTTGCTATCCACGATAAAAGAAAAAATTTTTTCGGTGGAAAAATGAGGTGGAAACAGGGATTCGTTTCGGGAGTAATTTTAAGCATAGTCATTGCCCTACTCTCTCCAATTGGCCAGTTAATCACACACTATCTTATTTCTCCAGAATTCTTTGAAAATTCCATAGAAAGCAGTGTAGAAAGAAATGCAATGAAACGTGAAGACGCTGAAGCCTATTTTAACCTAAGCTCCTACATTGTACAATCTATAGCAGGTGCGTTAATGTTTGGTGTAGTAACCGCAGCATTTGCTGCACTTATTTTAAAGAGAAAATAA
- a CDS encoding alginate export family protein, with protein sequence MNFKLPFLFFSLFLLYPISGISQNFYIDADIRPRFEYRHGYGNLFPNDAKPAAFVTQRSRLNLDYNSEKLQTYISIQDVSTWGDTRQILPSDHNDSFSLFQAWAQLQLSDYFAVKLGRQVISYDDQRIFGGLDWAMQGRSHDALILKYKSTGLTIDLGAAYNQEEPYLTGNTYAIQGFFSYKSMQYFYLKKELGSAQFSILFLNNGFQKFAGENNDQPDGVYNRQTTGSYFRIPAKRFQISGSAYYQFGYSSAQQELSAYQFSLLGEYKLNNMQYGIGLEILSGTDRESEGINKSFFPLYGTNHKFNGFMDYFYVGNHANSVGLNDFHGKININTGKLNSLLIKAHYFTSNASLGEDHEKYLGTELDAVFTHKFSKDIILNLGYSHMFASENMGILKSENHQNTNNWAWAQLTISPRIFQHNFTKD encoded by the coding sequence ATGAATTTTAAATTACCATTTCTGTTTTTCTCATTATTTCTACTCTATCCCATTTCCGGAATTTCTCAGAATTTTTATATTGATGCCGATATAAGACCGCGCTTTGAATACCGCCACGGGTATGGAAATCTTTTTCCTAATGACGCTAAACCAGCGGCTTTTGTAACCCAACGAAGCCGATTAAATTTAGACTACAATTCTGAAAAATTACAAACCTATATTAGTATCCAGGATGTAAGCACCTGGGGAGATACCCGCCAGATTCTTCCCAGCGATCATAACGATTCTTTTTCCTTATTCCAGGCCTGGGCTCAATTGCAACTAAGTGATTATTTTGCAGTAAAACTCGGAAGACAGGTAATTTCTTATGATGACCAAAGAATCTTTGGCGGACTGGATTGGGCAATGCAGGGACGTTCTCATGATGCACTTATCCTAAAATACAAGTCTACAGGATTAACTATAGACCTTGGAGCGGCATATAACCAGGAAGAACCATATTTAACCGGAAACACCTATGCTATTCAAGGCTTCTTTAGTTATAAAAGTATGCAGTATTTTTATTTGAAAAAAGAATTGGGCAGTGCCCAGTTCAGCATTCTATTTCTAAATAACGGCTTTCAAAAATTCGCTGGGGAAAATAATGATCAACCAGATGGGGTATACAACCGGCAAACCACAGGCTCATACTTCAGGATACCGGCAAAACGCTTTCAAATATCTGGTAGTGCCTATTATCAATTTGGTTATTCCAGCGCACAACAAGAACTAAGTGCCTATCAATTTTCGTTATTGGGAGAATACAAGCTCAACAATATGCAATATGGAATAGGACTTGAAATACTAAGCGGAACCGACAGGGAAAGTGAAGGAATAAATAAATCTTTCTTCCCACTTTATGGCACCAACCATAAATTCAACGGGTTTATGGATTACTTTTATGTGGGAAATCATGCAAATAGTGTTGGATTAAATGATTTTCATGGGAAGATAAATATCAATACAGGAAAGCTAAATTCCTTGCTAATAAAAGCTCATTATTTCACCTCCAATGCATCTTTGGGAGAAGACCATGAAAAATACCTTGGAACTGAACTGGATGCGGTTTTTACACATAAATTCTCAAAAGATATTATTCTGAATTTAGGATATTCCCACATGTTTGCTTCAGAAAATATGGGCATTCTAAAATCTGAAAATCATCAAAATACCAACAATTGGGCCTGGGCACAGCTAACTATCTCTCCAAGAATTTTTCAACATAACTTTACTAAAGATTAG
- the secA gene encoding preprotein translocase subunit SecA produces MDFLNSVLKVFVGDKSKKDVKEIQPIVDKIKALEGEFEALSIDELRAKTASFKAKIAEALNDINKQIEDLEAEADASDDITRKEDIYAEIDALKAKSYETSEGVLNDILPEAFATVKETAKRFFHNEQIKVTASEFDREISAEKDYVSLDGDHAIWNNSWDAAGKPVTWDMIHYEVQLIGGVAMHQGKIAEMQTGEGKTLVATLPMYLNALTGKGVHLVTVNDYLAKRDSAWMAPIFEFHGMTVDCVDYHRPNSAARRKAYNADITYGTNNEFGFDYLRDNMSHAPNDLVQRPHNFAIVDEVDSVLIDDARTPLIISGPIPKGDVHEFNELKPAISNIVELQRKHLTKVLAEAKKLIKEGNTKDGAFLLLRVYRGLPKNKALIKFLSEDGIKQLLQKTENHYMQDNNREMPKVDADLYFTIEEKSNQIDLTDKGIEFLSADGDADFFVMPEMGMEIAKIEKEGFPKEEEAEKKEELFRDYSVKSERIHTLRQLLKAFTLFEKDDEYVVIDNKVKIVDEQTGRIMDGRRYSDGLHQAIEAKENVKIEDATQTFATVTLQNYFRMYGKLSGMTGTAVTEAGELWEIYKLDVVEIPTNRPIARDDKDDLVYKTKREKYNAVIDHVTDLSNAGRPVLIGTTSVEISELLSRMLKLRNVPHNVLNAKLHKREADIVAEAGKSGIVTIATNMAGRGTDIKLSKEVKEAGGLAIVGTERHDSRRVDRQLRGRAGRQGDPGSSQFYVSLEDNLMRLFGSERIAKLMDKMGLEEGEVIQHSMISKSIERAQKKVEENNFGIRKRLLEYDDVMNAQREVIYKRRYHALFGDRLRVDIANMIFDTSEAITDNNKVAQDYKNFEFELIRYFSMSAPVSEEEFEKMGVQKIAGIVYKEAYQHYQDKMKHSASRAFPVIKQVYEDESNNFERISVPFSDGQKTLQVVTNLEKAYETEGVQLVKDFEKNISLAIIDDAWKTHLRKMDELKQSVQLAVHEQKDPLLIYKFEAFELFKAMLDQVNRDVISFLFKGEIPEGNVSNIQEARQRKKEKVETQKDEIPNIDERAAQSRAAGNTQQQRRPQVTETITRDQPKIGRNDKVTVKNVMSGENKTMKYKQAIPLIEKGDWVVVNN; encoded by the coding sequence ATGGATTTTTTAAATTCTGTATTAAAAGTATTTGTTGGCGATAAATCTAAAAAAGACGTCAAAGAAATACAACCCATAGTCGATAAGATAAAGGCGCTGGAAGGTGAGTTTGAAGCCCTTTCTATAGACGAACTTAGAGCAAAAACCGCAAGTTTTAAAGCGAAGATCGCTGAAGCTTTAAATGATATAAACAAACAAATTGAAGATCTGGAAGCTGAGGCTGATGCCAGCGACGACATTACCCGAAAGGAAGATATTTATGCTGAAATTGATGCCCTTAAAGCAAAATCTTACGAAACCTCTGAAGGGGTCTTAAATGATATTCTACCAGAAGCTTTTGCTACCGTAAAAGAAACCGCGAAACGCTTTTTCCATAACGAACAAATAAAAGTTACTGCATCAGAATTTGATCGCGAGATTTCTGCAGAAAAAGATTATGTAAGCCTTGATGGGGACCACGCCATTTGGAACAACTCCTGGGATGCTGCCGGTAAACCGGTAACCTGGGATATGATTCATTACGAAGTGCAGCTTATTGGTGGTGTAGCGATGCACCAGGGTAAAATTGCAGAGATGCAAACCGGGGAAGGTAAAACCCTTGTAGCTACCTTACCAATGTACCTCAATGCGCTTACAGGAAAGGGAGTTCACCTGGTAACCGTAAACGATTACCTTGCAAAAAGGGATAGCGCCTGGATGGCACCAATATTTGAATTCCATGGGATGACGGTTGATTGTGTGGACTACCATAGGCCAAATTCAGCAGCAAGAAGAAAAGCTTATAATGCCGATATTACCTACGGAACAAATAATGAGTTTGGTTTCGATTATTTGCGTGATAATATGTCTCACGCGCCAAACGATCTTGTACAGCGCCCGCATAACTTTGCCATTGTAGATGAGGTAGACTCCGTGTTAATTGATGATGCCCGTACGCCACTTATTATCTCGGGGCCAATTCCTAAGGGAGATGTACACGAATTTAATGAGTTAAAGCCTGCAATTTCTAATATCGTAGAATTACAACGGAAACACCTTACCAAGGTGCTTGCTGAAGCTAAAAAACTTATCAAGGAAGGAAACACCAAAGACGGTGCTTTCTTATTGCTTAGGGTCTATAGAGGTTTACCTAAAAACAAAGCACTTATTAAATTTTTAAGTGAAGATGGCATAAAACAATTACTGCAGAAGACCGAAAATCATTATATGCAGGATAATAACCGCGAAATGCCAAAAGTAGACGCGGACCTTTATTTCACTATTGAAGAAAAGAGCAATCAAATAGATCTTACCGATAAAGGTATTGAGTTTCTTTCTGCCGATGGTGATGCCGATTTCTTTGTTATGCCCGAAATGGGAATGGAGATCGCCAAGATCGAAAAAGAAGGATTTCCAAAAGAAGAGGAAGCCGAGAAAAAAGAGGAACTTTTTAGAGATTACAGTGTAAAAAGCGAACGTATACACACTTTACGACAATTGCTTAAAGCATTTACACTATTCGAAAAAGACGACGAATATGTGGTGATAGATAATAAAGTTAAAATCGTAGACGAGCAAACCGGTCGTATTATGGATGGTCGTCGTTATAGCGATGGTTTACACCAGGCTATTGAAGCCAAGGAAAATGTAAAAATTGAAGATGCCACTCAAACTTTTGCTACTGTAACCCTTCAGAATTACTTTAGAATGTACGGTAAGTTATCTGGTATGACAGGTACTGCGGTAACTGAAGCAGGTGAGCTATGGGAGATCTATAAATTAGATGTAGTAGAAATTCCTACCAACCGCCCTATTGCCAGAGACGATAAAGACGATTTGGTTTATAAAACAAAACGAGAAAAATACAATGCAGTTATAGATCACGTTACCGATCTTTCTAATGCGGGTAGGCCGGTGCTTATTGGTACCACTTCTGTAGAAATTTCAGAATTACTTTCCAGGATGCTGAAATTAAGAAATGTTCCGCATAACGTACTTAACGCGAAACTGCACAAGAGAGAGGCCGATATTGTTGCTGAAGCCGGTAAATCTGGTATTGTAACTATCGCCACCAACATGGCAGGTCGTGGTACCGATATTAAACTAAGTAAAGAAGTTAAGGAAGCCGGTGGTTTGGCCATTGTAGGTACAGAGCGTCACGATTCACGTCGTGTAGACCGCCAGTTAAGAGGTCGTGCAGGCCGCCAGGGAGATCCGGGAAGTTCTCAGTTCTATGTGTCGCTTGAAGACAACCTGATGCGTTTATTCGGTTCTGAAAGAATAGCGAAATTAATGGATAAAATGGGGCTGGAAGAAGGTGAAGTAATTCAGCATTCTATGATCTCAAAATCTATTGAGCGTGCACAGAAAAAAGTAGAAGAAAATAACTTCGGAATAAGAAAGCGTTTGCTGGAGTATGACGATGTTATGAATGCGCAACGTGAGGTGATTTACAAACGTAGATATCACGCTTTATTTGGAGATCGTTTGCGAGTTGATATCGCCAATATGATTTTTGATACTTCTGAAGCGATTACCGACAACAATAAAGTTGCCCAGGATTATAAGAATTTTGAATTTGAATTAATTAGGTACTTCTCTATGAGTGCCCCGGTTTCAGAAGAAGAATTCGAGAAAATGGGTGTACAAAAAATCGCTGGAATTGTTTATAAAGAAGCCTACCAACATTATCAGGATAAAATGAAGCACAGCGCTTCCAGAGCATTCCCGGTAATTAAGCAGGTTTATGAAGATGAAAGCAATAATTTTGAAAGAATTTCGGTTCCATTTTCAGATGGACAAAAAACACTTCAGGTAGTTACTAATCTTGAAAAAGCTTATGAAACCGAAGGTGTACAGTTAGTTAAAGATTTCGAGAAAAATATAAGTCTTGCTATTATAGATGATGCCTGGAAAACTCACCTTCGCAAGATGGATGAGTTGAAACAGAGCGTTCAGCTGGCAGTTCACGAGCAAAAAGATCCTTTATTGATCTATAAATTTGAAGCTTTTGAATTGTTCAAAGCAATGTTAGATCAGGTAAATCGAGATGTAATTTCATTCCTTTTCAAAGGGGAAATTCCGGAAGGCAATGTTTCAAATATCCAGGAAGCGAGACAACGCAAAAAAGAAAAAGTAGAAACCCAAAAGGACGAAATTCCTAATATAGACGAAAGAGCTGCACAAAGCAGGGCTGCCGGAAATACCCAACAGCAACGTCGCCCGCAGGTGACTGAAACCATTACGAGAGATCAACCAAAGATTGGTCGTAATGATAAGGTTACAGTCAAAAACGTAATGAGCGGTGAAAATAAGACTATGAAATATAAACAAGCCATCCCCCTTATTGAAAAAGGAGATTGGGTTGTTGTAAATAACTAG
- a CDS encoding DUF2795 domain-containing protein — protein sequence MYWTLELASYLSDAPWPATKDELIDYAIRTGAPLEVVENLQAIEDEGDSYDSIEEIWPDYPTDEDYLWNEDEY from the coding sequence ATGTATTGGACTTTAGAATTAGCATCTTATTTAAGTGATGCACCCTGGCCAGCAACTAAAGACGAGTTAATTGACTATGCTATAAGAACAGGTGCTCCACTAGAAGTAGTAGAGAACCTGCAGGCAATTGAAGATGAAGGAGACTCGTATGATTCTATTGAGGAGATCTGGCCCGATTATCCAACTGACGAAGATTATCTTTGGAATGAGGATGAATATTAA
- a CDS encoding cob(I)yrinic acid a,c-diamide adenosyltransferase codes for MKIYTKTGDKGTTALFGGTRVSKNHIRIESYGTVDELNSHIGLVRDQDTGEHTKKILSRIQDRLFTIGATLATDPEKQKLKNGKERLNIPKISAEDIEMLEKEMDKMNEELPQMTHFVLPGGHQSVSFCHIARCVCRRAERLATALYEIEAFDDKVLQYLNRLSDYLFVLARMLSKKLKAEEVKWIPEKS; via the coding sequence ATGAAGATTTATACTAAAACCGGTGATAAAGGTACTACCGCTCTTTTTGGTGGCACCAGGGTCTCGAAAAATCATATTCGCATTGAAAGTTACGGCACTGTAGACGAACTCAATTCTCACATTGGGCTTGTACGCGACCAGGATACCGGCGAACACACAAAGAAAATATTAAGTAGAATTCAGGATAGACTTTTTACTATAGGTGCTACCCTGGCTACAGATCCCGAAAAACAGAAATTAAAGAACGGAAAAGAGCGATTAAATATTCCAAAAATTTCTGCAGAAGATATAGAGATGCTGGAAAAAGAAATGGATAAAATGAATGAGGAACTTCCTCAAATGACTCATTTTGTGCTTCCAGGAGGCCACCAAAGCGTGTCATTCTGTCACATAGCGCGTTGCGTTTGCCGCCGTGCAGAGCGACTTGCCACCGCTTTATACGAAATTGAAGCATTTGACGATAAGGTTTTACAATATCTAAATAGACTTTCTGACTACCTCTTTGTGCTGGCACGGATGTTGTCTAAAAAGTTAAAGGCCGAAGAGGTAAAATGGATTCCAGAAAAATCTTAA
- a CDS encoding IS5 family transposase, with translation MSQLSFSDIELGRSRKPSRVSSKLNKINNLVEWDKVFNLVQAVDNTNKVIGGAPHRDLSIKVKMLFLQHLYNLSDPELEDQVNDRLSFQKFAGINYTTTVPDFTTIWRFKEALVREGLMDGLFALILASLESKGLLLKKGTSVDATILQSTTKPLSKERREELEKHPSAQIDTDAQSTAKRGKKYFGYKGHIGTDVGSELIRKRTFTSARPHDSQLKDELLSGDEQMIFGDSAYGTIADKRKARKEGVYYGMLDKGTRKRKLSATQKKNNKKKSKIRCKVEHPFAYLKEKLNYKRTVAKTMARNELRFDFNCILYNIFRASYLLSKA, from the coding sequence ATGAGCCAGTTAAGTTTTTCCGATATAGAATTGGGACGCAGTAGAAAGCCCAGCAGGGTATCCTCCAAGTTAAACAAGATCAATAATTTGGTGGAATGGGACAAAGTCTTCAATCTGGTGCAGGCAGTGGACAACACCAATAAAGTTATCGGTGGAGCGCCGCACCGCGATCTTTCCATTAAGGTCAAAATGCTTTTTCTTCAGCACCTGTATAACCTGAGCGACCCGGAACTGGAGGATCAGGTCAACGACCGCTTGAGTTTTCAAAAATTTGCAGGGATCAACTACACTACCACGGTGCCAGATTTCACGACCATATGGCGGTTCAAAGAAGCCTTGGTACGGGAAGGCTTGATGGATGGGTTGTTTGCTTTGATCTTGGCCAGTCTTGAATCAAAAGGTTTGTTGCTGAAAAAAGGAACGAGTGTAGATGCCACCATCCTTCAGTCCACCACCAAGCCGTTGAGCAAGGAGCGGCGGGAAGAACTGGAAAAACACCCGAGTGCGCAAATAGATACCGATGCCCAATCCACGGCAAAGCGGGGGAAGAAATATTTTGGTTATAAAGGTCATATTGGAACCGATGTGGGCAGTGAGCTGATAAGGAAAAGGACATTCACTTCGGCACGTCCTCATGATTCCCAGCTAAAAGATGAACTCCTTAGCGGCGATGAGCAGATGATTTTTGGCGATAGCGCCTATGGCACTATTGCCGACAAGCGAAAGGCCAGGAAAGAGGGTGTTTATTACGGGATGCTGGACAAAGGGACACGAAAGCGGAAACTCTCCGCGACGCAAAAGAAAAACAACAAGAAGAAATCAAAGATAAGATGCAAGGTTGAACACCCTTTCGCCTATTTGAAGGAAAAGTTGAACTACAAAAGAACGGTTGCTAAAACAATGGCAAGGAACGAATTAAGGTTTGACTTCAACTGCATCCTGTACAATATTTTTCGGGCCAGTTATCTGCTCTCGAAAGCCTAA
- a CDS encoding OmpP1/FadL family transporter produces MKKIFIILSVLFIAGGAQAQNITDAYRYSSEELNGTARFQALSGAFGALGGDLSAITVNPASSAVFLNSFGTMTLSHRSTNKNVDYFGTGTTNENSDINFNQAGGVLVFDTRSDSPWRKFSLGLNYSQTNNFDDAFVATGTSQTSIDQYFLNYANGLPLDLLQTREDENISDLYSYLGENEGYGAQQAFLGYQGYVIDQAEDSPDNTEYNSFISPGSFNQEYRSVATGLNGKFSFNFGTQFRDFLYLGANLNTHFLNYDRTTRFRENNSNSGSATNQVIFNNNLSTTGDGFSFQLGAIAKVSDRFRVGASYHSPTWFNIVEEATQYLETNNEANERVVVDPNVLNLYPDYNLKTPGKITGSLAVLFGSKGLISFDYSYKDYSATEFRPTNDPEFEFQNELISEELQAASTFRLGGEYRINNWSLRGGYRFEQSPYANESTVGDLTGYSGGIGYDFGSMKLDLAYTNANYEENARLYETGLTNTANIDRDLSKVILSLSFGL; encoded by the coding sequence ATGAAAAAGATATTTATAATATTGAGCGTTCTTTTTATAGCAGGAGGCGCCCAGGCTCAAAATATTACCGATGCTTATAGATATAGCTCTGAAGAATTGAACGGAACCGCAAGATTCCAGGCCCTTAGTGGTGCTTTTGGCGCACTTGGTGGGGATTTATCGGCGATCACCGTAAACCCAGCCAGTTCTGCTGTATTCCTTAATTCTTTTGGTACTATGACGTTGTCTCACCGTTCTACAAATAAAAATGTAGATTATTTTGGAACAGGCACTACTAACGAAAATTCAGATATTAATTTTAATCAGGCAGGAGGAGTACTTGTTTTTGACACGCGAAGTGATAGTCCCTGGAGAAAATTTAGTTTAGGCTTAAATTATAGCCAGACGAATAATTTTGATGATGCTTTTGTAGCTACAGGTACCAGCCAAACCTCTATAGACCAGTACTTTTTAAATTATGCTAATGGCCTGCCATTAGACTTATTACAAACCCGTGAAGATGAAAATATTTCTGATCTTTATTCCTATTTAGGGGAAAATGAAGGTTATGGAGCACAACAAGCATTTCTGGGATACCAGGGTTATGTTATAGACCAGGCAGAAGATTCGCCAGATAACACCGAGTATAATTCGTTTATAAGTCCTGGAAGTTTTAATCAGGAATATCGCTCGGTAGCTACAGGCTTAAACGGTAAATTTTCTTTTAATTTCGGCACACAGTTTAGGGATTTCTTATACCTGGGCGCTAATCTAAATACCCATTTTTTAAATTACGATCGTACTACACGTTTTAGGGAAAACAACAGTAATTCGGGTAGTGCAACCAATCAGGTAATTTTTAATAACAACCTAAGTACAACTGGAGATGGGTTTTCCTTTCAACTGGGGGCCATTGCCAAAGTAAGTGACCGCTTTAGAGTTGGAGCATCTTACCACTCTCCTACCTGGTTTAATATTGTAGAAGAGGCCACCCAATATCTTGAGACAAATAATGAGGCGAATGAGCGTGTGGTTGTAGACCCTAACGTATTAAATCTTTACCCCGATTATAATTTGAAAACGCCCGGTAAAATCACTGGTAGCCTTGCCGTATTATTCGGCTCAAAAGGATTAATTAGTTTCGATTATTCTTATAAAGATTATTCAGCTACTGAATTTAGACCTACTAATGATCCCGAATTTGAATTTCAGAACGAACTTATTTCAGAAGAACTTCAGGCGGCTTCTACTTTTAGATTGGGTGGAGAATATAGAATCAATAACTGGAGTTTAAGAGGCGGTTACCGTTTTGAGCAAAGTCCATACGCCAACGAATCTACTGTAGGCGATTTAACCGGTTACTCCGGTGGTATAGGTTACGATTTTGGAAGTATGAAATTAGACCTGGCATATACCAATGCAAATTACGAGGAAAATGCGCGGCTCTACGAAACCGGGCTAACAAATACGGCAAATATAGATAGAGACCTCTCTAAGGTTATTTTATCCTTGAGTTTCGGATTATAA